In the genome of Montipora foliosa isolate CH-2021 unplaced genomic scaffold, ASM3666993v2 scaffold_451, whole genome shotgun sequence, one region contains:
- the LOC137989291 gene encoding uncharacterized protein, translating to MCLVSWAVCFTLSLLTFTKSSFACKYSVEHNSGVVKVLNVIVRSEGANDGGRTASTSGRAYIEVNGKNYAPQSKGFNVAAFDALSGRFFASAAYNCFASQGDCDKIGTFVDSLPKDSIVLVAIQESGATSSNRPPSSKLQALGSPNISSVVENTAYALIGYKGDKNVDWKQDLFKGDGSGPAKIVAVIPIQCSYMPSLSTTCSPFNVAAKKYGGNCLNESSSSGVSTTCKNTIDENVSSGWESAPRGTVGSFIKIDLYTIFTINKLRIMQNVSGRQIKEILMEFSDCSSEKILLAANKSDFQEFTFLSRQAKWIKFTVNKVYGDSGAVGIKEIEIYNELCNQKTICDVVQLKPNMLSSRYRLFTTKFPLMIHASDQVHVLLTKESRASSSRYEIIIGSAPNKDCVLKRIENGTSEELMRRNIVGHLRENETISFWIEVEKERLLFGSGEQIYLYWRDAKPIKIKYAFFLTNSSAATLHICGRTDQCYMDAAHYWPLDKPAVRDFNNKGVTMGKIHSAGIIQKASLSNLGFAPLALALDGVSSWLHLGDFPNSCISDPLQCPDGVSLSFKMLVSGYGTGYLFSSAAINVYYNDTTVHFALQVKEKLWEVKSFYRKFMWQTVEMSWSRENGLNAVILGDGTHVLRDTTGRTVTLSTTSHTAVMIGRPMVKKAMYAEAKIRDVALWTEELPEERSSKLHSCNDPDICALGWEYFDGSCYRVSSANLSASAARVDRT from the exons GAGTGGTTAAGGTTCTCAATGTTATTGTGAGATCTGAAGGGGCAAACGACGGTGGTAGAACTGCATCCACAAGTGGACGAGCTTACATCGAGGTCAACGGAAAAAACTATGCACCTCAAAGCAAAGGATTCAATGTCGCTGCTTTCGATGCACTGTCag GTCGGTTCTTCGCTTCAGCTGCGTATAATTGTTTCGCAAGCCAAGGAGATTGCGACAAAATCGGAACATTTGTCGACAGCCTTCCAAAAGACTCGATAGTACTGGTTGCAATACAAGAGTCTGGCGCTACAAGTAGCAACAGACCTCCTTCAAGTAAACTTCAGGCACTGGGCTCCCCGAATATAAGCTCCGTTGTCGAGAACACGGCTTACGCCTTGATTGGTTACAAGGGAGACAAGAATGTAGACTGGAAACAAGATTTGTTTAAGGGTGATGGTTCTGGGCCTGCTAAAATCGTAGCCGTGATTCCAATCCAGTGCTCCTACATGCCATCAC TGTCCACAACTTGCAGCCCATTTAACGTGGCAGCTAAGAAGTATGGAGGCAACTGTCTGAACGAGTCTTCAAGCAGTGGTGTCTCAACCACTTGCAAAAATACAATCGACGAAAATGTCAGCTCTGGCTGGGAATCAGCGCCCCGTGGAACAGTTGGCTCTTTCATAAAAATTGACCTCTATACtatctttaccatcaacaagcTACGAATTATGCAAAATGTCTCAGGGCGTCAAATAAAAGAAATTCTGATGGAGTTCAGCGACTGTTCCTCTGAAAAG ATCTTATTGGCAGCAAATAAATCAGATTTCCAGGAATTCACATTCCTGTCTCGCCAAGCAAAGTGGATAAAGTTTACAGTGAATAAAGTGTACGGAGACAGCGGTGCAGTTGGGATCAAGGAAATAGAGATCTACAACGAACTCTGTAATCAAA aaaCGATTTGTGATGTTGTACAACTTAAACCAAACATGTTATCATCCCGGTATCGCTTATTTACAACGAAATTCCCGCTCATGATTCACGCCAGTGACCAAGTTCATGTGCTCCTCACGAAAGAATCGCGTGCCTCTAGCTCACGTTATGAGATTATCATTGGTTCAGCGCCCAACAAAGACTGCGTGTTGAAACGAATTGAAAATGGCACGAGTGAAGAACTGATGAGGCGAAACATCGTCGGACATTTAAGAGAAAACGAGACAATATCATTTTGGATTGAAGTggaaaaagagagactgctttTTGGCTCTGGAGAACAG ATTTACCTGTACTGGAGAGATGCAAAACCTATCAAGATAAAGTATGCCTTCTTCCTTACTAATAGTTCAGCGGCTACACTGCACATTTGTGGACGCACCG ATCAGTGCTACATGGATGCAGCTCATTATTGGCCCTTGGACAAGCCGGCAGTTCGGGATTTCAACAATAAAGGGGTCACAATGGGAAAGATCCATAGTGCAGGAATCATACAAAAAGCATCTTTATCCAACCTGGGCTTTGCTCCGCTAGCTCTTGCTCTTGATGGAGTATCCTCTTGGCTTCATCTCGGAGACTTTCCAAATAGCTGTATCAGCGACCCGTTACAGTGCCCTGATGGAGTttctctgagtttcaaaatgCTTGTATCTGGATACGGGACAGGATATCTGTTCTCTTCTGCGGCCATCAATGTGTACTACAACGATACCACTGTCCATTTTGCCCTGCAAGTCAAGGAGAAACTTTGGGAGGTGAAGTCCTTCTATAGGAAATTCATGTGGCAGACAGTTGAAATGAGTTGGAGCAGAGAAAATGGTTTAAATGCTGTCATTCTTGGGGATGGCACTCATGTTCTGCGTGACACCACTGGAAGGACTGTCACGCTATCTACCACGTCACACACCGCAGTTATGATCGGTCGGCCAATGGTCAAAAAGGCCATGTACGCTGAGGCTAAGATAAGAGATGTTGCACTTTGGACTGAGGAGCTCCCAGAGGAAAGGTCTTCAAAACTTCATTCCTGCAATG ATCCTGACATCTGTGCACTGGGTTGGGAGTATTTCGACGGTTCCTGTTATCGAGTGTCATCTGCAAACCTTTCGGCATCTGCAGCTC GCGTGGATCGGACTTGA